The Thermococcus henrietii genome segment TCATTGGCTTCCTGGTTCTCAGCCCGATTTACATGGGCGTCTGGAACGGAAGCCAGCTGGGCATAATGGTCCTCCTGACCACGGCGGGCCTGACCATGGTGACCCTCTTCACACTGGGGGAGATGGAAAAGCTCAGGCGCTTCGTTAAGGAGCTCTACCCCGTACTGGGAGCGTCCCTCATCATAGGATACGTAATGGCTCACCTCAGGTTCGTCGGAATCGGTGGCTTCCTCGTCTTTGCCATTGAGCTCTACGTTGCCCTCGGCGTCCTCATAGCGGTGATGCTCTACGGAAAACGCTTCGGCCTGAACTACTCCGACAAGAAGCACCGCCTTGGAACCGTCGTTGGAATCCTAATCCTTGGATTCCTGGCGTTCTACGCGTACTTTGGAAGGGACCTCCTCCGGTTCCTCGGTCAGGCAACGCGCTCTACTCCCCTCTACCAGACCGTTGCAGAGCTCCAGGCCGCCAGCCTCAAACAGCTTGCCTCGTTCTTCAGCGTAAAGTCTAAGGACGGCCTAATCTTCGTGCTCTCCTTAGGCGGTCTCGCCGTGATGATTGGAAAGATGCTCAAGAAGTTCACGGAAAGGGACTACACAGTCTACAAGGAGTTCTTCATACTGACGTACTACCTCGCGGTCATGTACCTACTCCACGGGGCGATACGTTTCACGTTCCAGGCATCTGCCCCCGTTGCGATTCTCGCTGGTGTCGCAATAGGTTTCGCCTTCGTCTTCGTCGAAAACATGAAGGAGAAGGCAAGCACGAAGGCGCTCTACGCGGTTTTCCTCATACTGCTCTTCCTGCCGCTGCCCTACGTGGGGGCCAGCTACGCGGACAGCCAGCAGAAGAACATGATGCAGGCGTATTCCAGAATTAACCCCTCAATGCCGGGTAGCGTTCCGGAAGCGTGGACCGATGCGCTGTTCTGGCTCAGGGACCACAGCAGTCCCTACGCAACGGTTCTGAGCTGGTGGGACTACGGCTACTGGGAAGAGTCGAGTCTCCTAAGTCATAGGAGGGCGGTCAGCGACGGTGGTCACGCATACGACAGGAGGTACATAATAGCCAAGTTCTTCTCCCACAGCGACAACGCCGGCGAGGTGGACCTCGAGGCTTGGGAAGACAAGTACGTCATAACTTTCCTCGACCCCTTCGACGGCCAGAGCGACTTTGGAAAGTTCAACGCGATTGCCTACCTCGGCGGTGCGATAAGCCACGGTGAAGGAACCGCGATGTTCGGCTACGTCCCGTATACGAGCATCATAATCCAGAACAACACCGTCTACGTTAACCTTGGAAACAACCAGTACATAAAGCCCGTCATGACCATAGACATGGTGAACGGTAAAGTTTACAAGGCCACGGGTACAACCGCCCCCTACGTTCTCTACGTCGTTCCATACAAGACCGCGAACAACAAGATTTATCCCATCGGAATCCTCGCCTACAAAAAGATTGCGTTCAGCAACTACGTTAGGCTCGCGCTCCATCTAACGTTCTCAGTTAAGGAGTGGGACGCCCAGAAGCTCTTCGCCAACTTCAAACTCGTCTACACTGGCTACAACGGCTACCTCCGGAGAGAGGGAGTCTACGACCCCGCGGTGATGGTCTACGAGTTCACGCCCTTCGCGATATACAGGATGGACTTCCTCCAGAACGGAACGTGGGAGCCGTTCTACAGCACCACGGGAGGAGGAAAGCTTCCAACGGGCAACCAGACGCTCAGGCTCTGGATTTCGGCCTTCGGCAGGGATGTTAAGAACGGAACGATAATCTTTGAGGCATACAACGGGACCAAGCTCATCGAGAGAAAGGTCGTGGCCAGGAACGTCTACATCAACCACCTCAACGAGACGCCCGTTGAGATACACCTCTACGTTCCGAAGGCTACCAAGTACCGCTTCCTCCTCATTCAGGACGGCCCGGTGGGGGTTACAAACGGCCCGGTTTACGTGAACGGAAAGCTCGCGAACC includes the following:
- a CDS encoding STT3 domain-containing protein — protein: MKTDVKEKRKRKGSKPELSKFYVYFREYAIPLIVLLFAYVGYKIRAVTSSYKTFLDPDTFFHFEMYRQAIAHWIPKYYAYAEPPMGIKAGGYLGLYTMQALFYKVTHALFGWSELHAFKVWPPFVGAMIVIAVFLVGRKLHSNWAGFWGAALIMFMSANITKTMSGNNRGEGPFMMFFLFAVYFLLVYLDEKAWNWKKIAGLIGFLVLSPIYMGVWNGSQLGIMVLLTTAGLTMVTLFTLGEMEKLRRFVKELYPVLGASLIIGYVMAHLRFVGIGGFLVFAIELYVALGVLIAVMLYGKRFGLNYSDKKHRLGTVVGILILGFLAFYAYFGRDLLRFLGQATRSTPLYQTVAELQAASLKQLASFFSVKSKDGLIFVLSLGGLAVMIGKMLKKFTERDYTVYKEFFILTYYLAVMYLLHGAIRFTFQASAPVAILAGVAIGFAFVFVENMKEKASTKALYAVFLILLFLPLPYVGASYADSQQKNMMQAYSRINPSMPGSVPEAWTDALFWLRDHSSPYATVLSWWDYGYWEESSLLSHRRAVSDGGHAYDRRYIIAKFFSHSDNAGEVDLEAWEDKYVITFLDPFDGQSDFGKFNAIAYLGGAISHGEGTAMFGYVPYTSIIIQNNTVYVNLGNNQYIKPVMTIDMVNGKVYKATGTTAPYVLYVVPYKTANNKIYPIGILAYKKIAFSNYVRLALHLTFSVKEWDAQKLFANFKLVYTGYNGYLRREGVYDPAVMVYEFTPFAIYRMDFLQNGTWEPFYSTTGGGKLPTGNQTLRLWISAFGRDVKNGTIIFEAYNGTKLIERKVVARNVYINHLNETPVEIHLYVPKATKYRFLLIQDGPVGVTNGPVYVNGKLANPSWVIAPGQSGTIRLTEAFDKSYTNVEFTLRGMLYYYVAPNGTDIYKPNFYLEPHMDIVGYIPVETLKSVKKGDNVITGRVSVPADLFTKYINELKKKYGDKVVIVSERIEPIFITEKTYVLWEGS